The nucleotide window TTTGTCTAATTCATCTTTTGTGTATAAAGAAATTGCTAATCCACCTTTTCCAGCACGTGCTGTTCTTCCGATTCTATGAGTATGTATTTTTTCATCCAATGATAAATCATAATTAATTACCAAATCCACATCATCAATATGAAGCCCTCGTGAAGCAACATCTGTAGCTATCAAAATTGGATAAGATTTGTTAGAAAATAATATTATTGTTTCATCTCTTTGTTTTTGTTCTAAATCTGAATGAAGTGTTAAAACATCTAAACCCATATCATATAAATCATCTGCTAATTTATCACAAGTTATTTTCATATTACAAAAGATTAAAATTGATTTTGCTTTATTTGAAGAAATTAAAGCAGGAATTATAGATGTTTTATTCTCATCAAAAATTTCATAAAATTTTTGATTTATTGTAGTTTTTATTTCATCTTCTACTTTTACTAAAGTTGGTTCTACTAAAATACTAGAAGCTAGATTTTCAATATTTTTTTCAAAAGTTGCAGAAAAAAGTAGTGTTTGTCTTTTTTTAGGTAAAGTATTTATTATCTCAATAATATCATCATAAAATCCCATATCTAGCATTTTATCAGCTTCATCTAAAACTAAAGTATTTATATTTTCTAAAGAAATATTATTTTCTTTTATATGTTTTAAAACTCTTCCAGGAGTTGCCACTACTATATGTGCTCCATGAAATAAAGATAAAGCTTGTGGTTTAAAAGGCATTCCACCACAAAGTGTTAGAACTTTTATATTATGAATATGCCGAGAAAGTTTTCTTAATTCTTGAGCTATTTGATTTGCA belongs to Arcobacter defluvii and includes:
- the dbpA gene encoding ATP-dependent RNA helicase DbpA, which translates into the protein MKKFSQLNLSKEFLSNLDSLSYTEMTTIQQKSLPFSLENKDLIAQAKTGSGKTVAFCIPIINKLKVKEFKVQSLILAPTRELANQIAQELRKLSRHIHNIKVLTLCGGMPFKPQALSLFHGAHIVVATPGRVLKHIKENNISLENINTLVLDEADKMLDMGFYDDIIEIINTLPKKRQTLLFSATFEKNIENLASSILVEPTLVKVEDEIKTTINQKFYEIFDENKTSIIPALISSNKAKSILIFCNMKITCDKLADDLYDMGLDVLTLHSDLEQKQRDETIILFSNKSYPILIATDVASRGLHIDDVDLVINYDLSLDEKIHTHRIGRTARAGKGGLAISLYTKDELDKVEIIKEKFSDIKEEDISTIEDDISYKIDSNLRTIFINGGKKQKLRAGDILGALTAGIGLQKDDIGKIDILDFSSYVAINKEKIIYVLEKLLKTKIKGKYYRIYEK